A genomic region of Bactrocera dorsalis isolate Fly_Bdor chromosome 3, ASM2337382v1, whole genome shotgun sequence contains the following coding sequences:
- the LOC105225415 gene encoding regulator of nonsense transcripts 3B — MTKVENGGKPDVKSGKSEKERSNKRAHKKEKQKPQTKIIIRHLPPTMTEEEFLKQIDPLPPHDFYYFAAPDWSLGYDATCRAYITMKNYDDVFLFRDRFDGYVFVDSKGAEYPAIVEFAPFQGLVKNKSRRVDSKVNTIEQESHYQQFLTKLEEDREAAKGGESKLEFTLDRKKEEKITSTPLLQYLANKKEKRREEAKRRQEEKRRQRDDDKEKRKQAQSQQQVTKIISSNEGGGGKGGNKLASGKENISGEKSNQQQPHEEGKSSRSQRRAERNQRRREEFERKRQERDQRDKGGDGKSNQNNNVESNLANDKKSREQPQHGNKSDDGKQAQRKEGGKRYSERRERDRNRNRKDKEKEKAKDSSVGDEVLKTESTASEAIRAAAAAAAAGGEAIVSESVMNFIRSVATAKEFVPKHKQQEMKDKQRKLSDEKDDEKEVETKPSMESLKKFDSNVEPDTRTPKQRAADEQRRIRNKDRPSIAIYQPKARLRISEERDPSTSQPLSSGKSDTRSNPTSDCESVKKEETRTKKVSRYSERRAERRNNKDKQKTSPDPIESDQKDEMEQPKSIAAENEVIETQDTAKCTEE; from the exons atgaccAAAGTTGAAAATGGAGGAAAGCCCGATGTTAAGTCTGGAAAATCCGAAAAGGAGCGTTCCAATAAACGTGctcataaaaaagaaaagcaaaagccACAAACGAAG ATCATTATTCGACATTTGCCACCTACTATGACTGAGGAAGAGTTTCTGAAACAAATAGATCCACTGCCACCACATGATTTTTACTACTTCGCTGCACCCGATTGGTCTTTGGGATATGATGCTACCTGCCGGGCCTATATAACAATGAAGAACTATGACGATGTGTTTTTGTTTAGAGATCGATTTGATGGATACGTTTTTGTAGATTCCAAAGGCGCTGAGTATCCAGCTATCGTTGAGTTTGCACCATTCCAAGGActcgttaaaaataaatcacgtAGAGTTGACAGTAAAGTGAACACCATTGAGCAAGAGTCGCATTATCAACAGTTTCTAACGAAGTTAGAAGAAGATCGAGAAGCTGCAAAAGGTGGTGAAAGCAAATTAGAATTTACTTTGGACCgcaaaaaagaagagaaaatcaCTTCAACACCGTTACTCCAGTATCtagccaataaaaaagaaaagcggCGTGAAGAGGCCAAACGGCGACAAGAGGAGAAGCGTCGCCAGCGCGATGACgacaaagaaaaaagaaaacaggcACAATCTCAACAACaagtaacaaaaattatatcaagTAACGAAGGTGGCGGTGGCAAAGGTGGAAATAAGTTGGCCAGTGGAAAGGAAAATATATCCGGTGAAAAGAGCAACCAGCAACAACCGCATGAAGAGGGCAAAAGCTCACGTTCCCAGAGGCGAGCTGAGCGCAATCAAAGAAGGCGAGAGGAATTTGAACGTAAACGACAAGAACGAGATCAAAGAGATAAAGGCGGCGATGGCAAgtcaaatcaaaataataatgtCGAATCTAATTTGGCCAACGATAAAAAAAGTCGAGAACAGCCACAACATGGAAATAAGTCAGATGATGGGAAGCAAGCACAACGTAAAGAAGGTGGAAAACGTTACAGTGAACGTCGGGAACGAGATAGAAATCGCAACCGCAaagataaagaaaaagagaaggcCAAGGATTCTTCAGTTGGCGATGAAGTGCTTAAAACCGAAAGTACGGCGTCAGAAGCTATAAGAGCTGCAGCCGCTGCCGCAGCTGCTGGCGGAGAAGCTATTGTTAGCGAGTCTGTTATGAATTTTATACGTAGTGTAGCAACCGCCAAGGAGTTTGTTCCCAAACATAAACAACAAGAAATGAAAGATAAGCAGAGAAAATTGTCTGACGAAAAAGATGACGAAAAGGAAGTTGAAACGAAACCGTCAATGGAAAGTCTGAAGAAATTTGATTCGAATGTAGAACCTGATACTCGTACGCCAAAACAAAGGGCTGCTGATGAACAGCGCCGTATTAGAAATAAG GATCGTCCTTCGATTGCCATATATCAACCGAAAGCACGTTTACGTATTTCGGAAGAGCGTGATCCCAGTACATCTCAACCTCTGAGTAGTGGGAAGAGCGACACTCGTAGCAATCCTACATCTGATTGTGAAAGCGTAAAAAAAGAGGAAACGAGAACTAAAAAGGTGTCTCGTTATTCAGAGCGACGGGCAGAAAGACGTAACAATAAggacaaacaaaaaacttcgCCTGATCCCATTGAATCCGATCAAAAAGATGAAATGGAACAGCCCAAATCAATTGCAGCTGAAAATGAGGTTATTGAAACCCAAGATACAGCAAAATGCACTGAggaataa